TGTGGTTATCAAGTCACGTGGAATCTGCCAAGACTTACGATCAAAAGCATGTTCTCCTTATATGAAAACTACAGTTATGAAACTTGTGAAGCCGCTCGAATAAGAATATGAAGCTCAGCAATGGGGTCCcattcttttttaatgtttagccCAAAGACTTGAATGCATCCTCCTCTTCTCGAGGCCCACGTATGCTTACTCCATGCAAAAGCGTCTTGAATGCTTACTCCATGCAAAAGCTTTTTGCAATTACTAAACAGTTAGATTATTACTTGTATTgtaattagatccaaatttgcAGGAATTCATACTTAGACATCCAACTCGCCAATTGTATCTGATATTGACATCTGAATTTCTTTAAGATTTCATTTTTGATCGGTTTCTGCCTCAAACTTCCGTATCTCTACggtttttttataattaaaggCGAATCTCGATTACCAAATTTTACGAGAAAAACGGCTGATTTTGTCAAGTTCTAACTTATCGCAATCGATTTAGACATAAAATATAGTGCATTTGGAGAATACAAGAGAAGAGCCATCGGGATTCGGCTCTGCTtggtttgaaacttgaaaagcCGTGCCTTCCAAGCCACAGATGTAAAGAGCGGATCGTTGGTAGCGATGACGCAGAATGGAACACGTAAGCTGATAACAGTCCAAAAACACCTCCTTGGGCTCCAAGCCGTGCCATGGGATTGGTTAGCGGCAACACCACATGCGGCGACGACCgtccgtctccctctcctcttcGCCCTTGTATAGAAAACTATCACCGCCAGTGTTCAACCATATCCCTCCGTAACTCCGTTGTCACTGAACAAGCCGCTTCTCTGCAACTCCTACTCGTTCCTGTCTTTCTTTCCCAAGGGTTTCTAGGAAGACCAGCATGAATTCATCTATTTCAGCTATGTTCAGATTCTTCCCTGACCATGCCTTCAACTTAATGAAAACCCATTATTCTCGCAGCCTTCTTCTGGCATTTAGTCCAGTTTTTCGTCATTTTTTGTCATCGGGCAGTCAtctgctttttatttttctcctgaTATCAGATTGGTTCTTTCGACGGCAAACGAAGGCAGTTTCGTCGAATGGTTCTGGTGTTTTCCTGAAACTCAGCGTCGCTTGTGCCTTGGCTTTGTGtgctttttttggtttcttggcCGGTTTCAACTGTTTGAACTATTGGGATGGGGGTTCTCTTGAATTCATCAGCACCCAAGTCGACTTTTTAGTGCAACTTGCTTCCTGGTGTGCTGTTTATGTGGCTTTGAAGCACAGGGTAAGTGAGAGAAGATTCCCAATGTTGTTGAGAGTATGGTGGACGGTGTTCTTCATCATCTCTTTGTATGGTTCTGGTGTTCATTTGTTCAATTTTGAGAGAGATGAGCACGTTGATCATTATGCTTGGGTTGATTATGTTTCAACCATCATAGGCCTTCTCCTCTGTTATATTTCTATATTTGGTGAAACCGGGATCAAGGAAGGGGAGGACGAAAGCCCCCTAAGTGAACCTCTACTGAATGGATTTACAGAGAAGAAAGATGTTGGTGAGAACGCTTCACATTATGCAAATGCAAGCCTTTTCAGTATACTGACCTTTTCTTGGATTGGTCCTCTGCTTTCTCTTGGCAACCAAAAAACATTGGACCTAAAAGACGTGCCCAAGCTGGGTAAGAATGACAGTGCAAAATTCATCTTTTCTGCTTTCAGAGATGGACTAAGTGATGCAAGAACTGTAGAGAATTTTGGGACTCTTGATTTGGTGAAGTCATTGTTCTTCACTGTGTGGAAAGAGGTTCTTTCGACTGCACTTCTTTGCTTACTGTACAACTGTGCGTCACTTGTTGGCCCTTACCTCATCGACTCTTTGGTGCAATACCTCAATGGCGAACACAGAAATGCAAGTGAGGGCTATGTCCTAGTTTCTGTGTTCGTCGCTGCGAAGGTGATTGAGTGCTTCTCACAGCGACACTGGTTTTTCTGGTTACAGAAAGTTGGTATTAGAAACAGGGCAGCTTTGGACGCCATGATATATATGAAAGGCCTTTCACTCTCGACCCAAGCTCGGCAAGGGCGTACATCTGGCGAGATTATCAATCTTATGAGCGTGGATGCCGAGAGAGTTGGAGAATTCGGTTGGTATATGCATGATATCTGGATGGTGCCTATTCAAGTAGCTCTCGCACTGGTCATCTTGTACAAGGACTTGGGTCTTGCTTCAATTGCTGCCTTATTGGCTACTGTTGCTATTATGATGGCCAATCTCCCTTTGGGGAAATTGCAGGAAGGCTTTCAAGATAAGATCATGGAGTCGAAGGACGAGAGAATGAAGGCAACATCGGAGATCCTGAGGAACATGAGGATACTAAAACTTCAAGGTTGGGAGATGAGATTTCTGCAGAAAATTATGGagttaagaaagaaagaaacattttGGTTGAAGAAGAGTTTGTACACGTCTGCCATGGTAACCTTTTCTTTCTGGGGAGCTCCCACTTTTATATCAGTTGTCTCATTTGGAGCTTGTGTTCTGCTGGGGATACCACTTAAGGCTGGGAGAATTCTCTCTGCACTTGCAACTTTCAGGGTGCTCCAGGAGCCTATATGTCAGCTGCCCGACACAATTTCAGTTGTCGTTCAGACGAAGGTTTCTCTTGACAGGATCGCTTCGTTTCTTCGTCTGGAGGAAATCCAGAGGGATGCAATTGAAAAATCTGCAAATGATCCTTCTGCAATGGCAGTTGAAATTTGTGATGGTGTCTTTTCTTGGGATCCTTCTTCAGTGAGTCCCACTCTAAAGGACCTGAATTTGCGTGTTCATCACGGCATGAAAGTTGCCGTCTGTGGGACCGTTGGCTCGGGCAAGTCAAGCTTTCTTTCCTGCATCTTGGGTGAAGTTCCTAAGGTGTCCGGAAGGATCAGATTGAGTGGCAAAACAGCTTATGTTGCTCAGTCACCGTGGATACAGAGTGGCACTATAGAAGACAACATCCTTTTTGGTAGTAGTAAAGACGGAGGGAAGTATGACCAAGTGCTTGAGGTATGTGCTCTGAAAAAGGACCTAGAAGTGCTTCCCTTTGGTGATCAAACTGTTATTGGAGAAAGGGGAATCAATTTAAGTGGGGGCCAGAAACAGAGAATACAGATTGCTCGGGCTATATACCAGGACGCTGATATTTACCTGTTCGATGATCCTTTTAGTGCTGTTGATGCTCACACTGGAACCCATCTCTTTCAGGTATCATGTCATTTCCTAAGTTTCTACTTACAAAAACATCTCAAGAAAAAGTAAACGTGTTTGTGACTTTGACATCACGGCTTAGAATTGTCAAGATATGACCTTAAGGTGTATCAGCGTGGTTAATTTAGTCATATCATATGGTAAGTTCCTTCGATGGTGCAGTATTTGACATTTGGCTGTCAGAAGCCATAGTTCAAGCCCCGTGGACACCACATTCTGCACAAGCCTAAGCAGGTATAGACTCTGGGGAGAACGGTACTAGCCATGTGGTTTTACACTGCCAGGAGAAGTGCACCAAGTCTGACTTCACAGATGTAGTTTCTTCatgttagaaacaaaaaagcatTTCTTTCAGTTCTATAAGTACCTTAgcttagtcatttttttttcgtttGCAGGAGTGCTTGCTTGAATTTCTGAATTCAAAAACTGTCCTCTATGTGACACATCAGGTTGAGTTTTTACCTGCTGCGGATCTGATCCTGGTGAGTTGTTTTCGGTCTAATGCCTTTCATATTTAATGCACTTCATCGCAATTCTGTTGGGTGCTTATTCATGTAATTTCAGGTTATGAAGGATGGTAAGATAACGCAAGCAGGAACTTATGCCAGCATTCTAACTTCAGGAACTGATTTTGAAGAACTGGTTGGTGCACACAAGCAAGCTCTGTCAGCCGTTGAAGCGATTAAATCCAAAACTGAGCCACAAATAAAAGAGGAACATGGTTCAAGCATGACATATGCAGATGCTTCCGGAGCCAATCAGAATGGCCAACATGCCAAAACAGTAGAAAGCGAGGAATCAGATAATCAAAAGGAAGCAGTGGTTAGAtctgaggagaagaagggacagcttgttgaggaagaagaaagagaaaaaggcagTGTTGGCTTTTCAGTTTATTGGGAGTACATGAAGTCAGCATATGGTGGGGCTTTAGTTCCATTTATTCTATTGTCGCAAGTTCTATTTCAGCTTTTTCAGATTGGGAGCAACTATTGGATGGCATGGGCAACTCCTGTTTCTGAAGATGAGCAATCTCAAGTGAGCACCTTCACTGttattcttgtctatgttgCCTTGGCATTAGCGAGCTCCGTTTGCGTGCTTTCAAGGGTTACTCTCCTTGTAACAGCTGGCTATAAGGCGGCAATTGTACTCTTTGAGAAGATGCATAATTGTATCTTCCGAGCTCCTATGTCATTCTTTGATGCTACCCCAACCGGCCGCATGATTAACAGGGTCAGAATCCATGCTCCCACTATTTTCctgattttgaaattatagtctAACCGACACATTAAGTAATTCGTTTCCCTTTGTGTTGTTAGGCATCAACAGATCAAAGTACGGTTGATACATCCATTCTTTTCCACCTGGGCTCGTCTGCCTTCTCCATCATACAACTGCTTGGTATTATTGCTGTAATGTCACAGGTTGCATGgcaaattttcattattttcatccCTGTGATTGCAGTGTGCCTTTGGCTACAGGTAATGCGTCATACAGTCCACTAGCCTgcaattctttctttttgtttcttcctcgTCTTTAGCATTTGCAGTAAGTCGAATTTGGTAGGATCAGAAAGCTCATAGTTTGCAGAAAAGGTTTTGCTTGTCTCATCGTAAGGTCAATATTAAATGACATTAGTTTTTTAGATCAACCTGGAACTTAACTGGGATAATTTCCCATATCTAATGAATTGACCTAAATTGTTGTTGCAAATAACCTATTATGTTTTCCAAATGCTTTGAGTTGCAATATCTCGATAAAGCACGTGCTTCATTCCTTCTGCTTGAAAGGAAGGAAATTGGCAGCTAAAATGAGTACCTTTCATTTACTAgctattgaaaaaaaaataataataataaatttatgCTACTTCATGTGAAACCCTTGTGAAATACTTCCAACGATCAATCCTATGTAGTACATTTTTGCTT
Above is a window of Nymphaea colorata isolate Beijing-Zhang1983 chromosome 8, ASM883128v2, whole genome shotgun sequence DNA encoding:
- the LOC116258776 gene encoding ABC transporter C family member 3-like, yielding MNSSISAMFRFFPDHAFNLMKTHYSRSLLLAFSPVFRHFLSSGSHLLFIFLLISDWFFRRQTKAVSSNGSGVFLKLSVACALALCAFFGFLAGFNCLNYWDGGSLEFISTQVDFLVQLASWCAVYVALKHRVSERRFPMLLRVWWTVFFIISLYGSGVHLFNFERDEHVDHYAWVDYVSTIIGLLLCYISIFGETGIKEGEDESPLSEPLLNGFTEKKDVGENASHYANASLFSILTFSWIGPLLSLGNQKTLDLKDVPKLGKNDSAKFIFSAFRDGLSDARTVENFGTLDLVKSLFFTVWKEVLSTALLCLLYNCASLVGPYLIDSLVQYLNGEHRNASEGYVLVSVFVAAKVIECFSQRHWFFWLQKVGIRNRAALDAMIYMKGLSLSTQARQGRTSGEIINLMSVDAERVGEFGWYMHDIWMVPIQVALALVILYKDLGLASIAALLATVAIMMANLPLGKLQEGFQDKIMESKDERMKATSEILRNMRILKLQGWEMRFLQKIMELRKKETFWLKKSLYTSAMVTFSFWGAPTFISVVSFGACVLLGIPLKAGRILSALATFRVLQEPICQLPDTISVVVQTKVSLDRIASFLRLEEIQRDAIEKSANDPSAMAVEICDGVFSWDPSSVSPTLKDLNLRVHHGMKVAVCGTVGSGKSSFLSCILGEVPKVSGRIRLSGKTAYVAQSPWIQSGTIEDNILFGSSKDGGKYDQVLEVCALKKDLEVLPFGDQTVIGERGINLSGGQKQRIQIARAIYQDADIYLFDDPFSAVDAHTGTHLFQECLLEFLNSKTVLYVTHQVEFLPAADLILVMKDGKITQAGTYASILTSGTDFEELVGAHKQALSAVEAIKSKTEPQIKEEHGSSMTYADASGANQNGQHAKTVESEESDNQKEAVVRSEEKKGQLVEEEEREKGSVGFSVYWEYMKSAYGGALVPFILLSQVLFQLFQIGSNYWMAWATPVSEDEQSQVSTFTVILVYVALALASSVCVLSRVTLLVTAGYKAAIVLFEKMHNCIFRAPMSFFDATPTGRMINRASTDQSTVDTSILFHLGSSAFSIIQLLGIIAVMSQVAWQIFIIFIPVIAVCLWLQQYYIPAARELSRLGGVCAAPLIQHFAETLAGSATIRSFDQESRFIETNFVLVDQISRPKFHIAGAMEWLCFRLELLSACIFAFSLIFLILLPKGVISPGIAGLSVTYGLNLNMLQMWVVWNLCILETKIISVERILQYTRIPSEPPLVIETNRPSTSWPSHGEIAVRDLQVRYAPHLPLVLRGLTCTLNGGSKIGVVGRTGSGKSTLVQTLFRIIDPSGGHIMIDGVDIYTIGLHDLRSRLSIIPQDPTMFEGTIRSNLDPLEDYLDQEIWEALERCQLGDIVRQKEGKLVSIVAENGENWSVGQRQLVCLGRVLLKRSKVLVLDEATASVDTATDILIQQTLRQEFPDCTVITIAHRIASVLDSDMVLLLDNGKIAEYDSPTKLLEDGSSAFARLVTEYTMRSSRSTNKLNQL